Below is a genomic region from Paraburkholderia sp. BL10I2N1.
GAAATACGCGATCTATACGCTGATGGATCAGCTCGCCGCGCAGGGCATCGGCGTCGTGCTGATCAGTTCGGAATTGCCTGAAATTCTCGGCATGTCCGATCGCGTCGCGGTATTCCACGAAGGCCGGATCGCCACGATCCTGGAGACGCGCCACACCAATCAGGAAGAAATCATGCACTTCGCATCGGGACGAAATCATGCTTGAAATAACATCCGAACAGACCACTACTGTCGACACCAGCGCGAAGCTCCGGCGTCGCGACCTGATTCAGAAATTTGCCGCGCTCGGCAGTCTGATCATGCTGGTGGTCGTCTTTTCATTGACCAGTTCCGCTTTCTTCTCGGTCGACAATGGCATGACAGTGGCCTTGCAGGTGACGTCGATTGCCTATCTCGGCGTCGCGGCAACCTGCGTGATCATTACTGGCGGAATCGACCTGTCCGTGGGTTCCGTACTCGCGCTGTCTGGTGTGGTCGCCGCGTTGCTCGTCAAGGCTGGCGTGCCGATTCCTCTCGGCATGCTCGGCGGCGTCGTGGTGGGCGGCCTATGTGGATTCGTTAATGGCCTGTGCGTCACGCGTATGGGTCTGCCGCCTTTTATCGCCACGCTCGGCATGATGCTGGTCGCGCGTGGTCTCGCGCTTCAGATCACTGGCGCGCGCCCGGTTTCGGGACTTGGCGACGCGTTCGGCGAACTCGGAAATGGCGCGTTGTTCCGCATCTCGCACATCGGGGCTGACGGGTTCCCCGATACGGTATTTCCGGGGATTCCATATCCCGTGATCATCATGGTCGTGCTGGCGGTGGCCGTGTCGATCATGCTGACGCGTACCTCGCTTGGCCGCCACATCTACGCAGTCGGATCGAACGCCGAAGCCGCGCGGCTCTCCGGCGTCAACGTCCGCCGCGTCACTTTGATTACCTATGTGCTGTCCGGCGTGCTCGCCG
It encodes:
- a CDS encoding ABC transporter permease, which translates into the protein MLEITSEQTTTVDTSAKLRRRDLIQKFAALGSLIMLVVVFSLTSSAFFSVDNGMTVALQVTSIAYLGVAATCVIITGGIDLSVGSVLALSGVVAALLVKAGVPIPLGMLGGVVVGGLCGFVNGLCVTRMGLPPFIATLGMMLVARGLALQITGARPVSGLGDAFGELGNGALFRISHIGADGFPDTVFPGIPYPVIIMVVLAVAVSIMLTRTSLGRHIYAVGSNAEAARLSGVNVRRVTLITYVLSGVLAGLTGCVLMSRLVTAQPNEGVMYELDAIASAVIGGTSLMGGVGTISGTAIGAFVIGVLRNGLNMNGVSSFIQQIIIGLVILGTVWIDQIRNRR